A genomic segment from Pectinophora gossypiella chromosome 27, ilPecGoss1.1, whole genome shotgun sequence encodes:
- the LOC126378804 gene encoding uncharacterized protein LOC126378804, with translation MTDKCDALDLHQGHSSSRSSLYSIPSIEWDGRCKSDFGFRTRSLPRQRRNSAQKLYRTQSHSGFINFAKDPEPTHFHLPRCRSCGATNASYTWELTKEEKSCRKAPGSLYMSVDNLPQRCIDENKATRVSEKTIPVFKIAKLDTDFVESQEFSEDNYLGDLNSFSSDNQTVIEKIEASSRQDVTVTEVTVKSDTEIVKTDENVAKQGADDDLYRAECIPVVDDRGEINNNSIDSIEGEYHSFTDDMGFDEAVYESPVKELVEKDIRDYSVPIDCYCEDYKKDSPGKSPQKRLGTEKPTVLEPILEESKSSYDDSGNMSGEKIDLKSDKETSVQGTDFEHDLGKAKEMKVETKENEKNREAEELREIDNSTQTHNMESDDCSDSDELEDFESDEEIPDEKQQVDIPYHNKPKKSENVAHHVIQDLFTRAEAAVELKSEITDGNAKKVTTDALQTEYVHRDSYFAAEEESDITTNETESVSNVVQTAVDIYCIDEEEVDHAIVDSVYNNVFEILSTDAISTETKRGSSVDYSISSTVELRSFDSTAEFEKYEVIADVVTSLLNKIDFQSDNKDVYVNLPKQHVGSHFDEQKNLEAAEELEIDEIRDLKAANSFTNQNDAHENMDVESNEPKQTFETTNDARSDVRCEEHKGDNFKDVDNIQTDEKPTGYVEFSMAKFMHTLPENDDYSKMNAQNEFQFDYDTSNDSENYGSAEASLSIAKEENIDTISELVDPKEQIENNNDIQENKQDINAKPIHTLPEDAHENVQNSNEQSESTEDSNNNSNLHITEDFSIAKIIQDIELNVNLNETVLTDASDTELSHTHKIIEGILYYIFDQAFFTLKDKAKALKVHKKVVTVVADAEDILLTAAPALLGHISIDTDENIIKPTEKVFNAEQNYFDKDRCLEEIELCLNTIVKEQDNINCISNLEPITVETVDESQIVKEMHTRNNTNDENDDNDMKVSANSETEFPVFHKEIETASDIHQSTFNKEMTPMTSEIKAEDKDKIENIPDTKISTDLEADTPALAEIVVKETSRIQLLDSDQSSTLDEKKDPVITIQDVNIENEGTINKLEDIEKPANLDTDICIHEVPDYIDASVSCHQMEQIDLIKTSDIGIDADDLLTSENCTQYDEKSAIAEHIDINSDANNTVKFNKNEFLNILDDEVYAAECAENTTALDVTHNNSTLQDDDFNTASQNIHEESVDVASAIMAHMTEVLELSIPYDPEREAIEEHNINETFILENKDMNTAFLEYSRSSSPNRETSIFEVCTESPIRNPSDTFIGEDLSVLYEKDDTLLGSPFVKQGSVISMSQTVHSGGIKYWVSFDDSLTEVKEKRTFKSLRRSKENSFPSFVTVDFNSKDTKNVEEEYVDAFQIDTFKRRSVLNFNQSEASNLKMDDLRHNFNQSQRDNSKVEESFASCTSTDYNTCESGQNSKLESSELQKKLLYDSRTDLHTTSVKRQYASWPPFEDTLFYRIISKFRMSESFDPSDFEHIQID, from the coding sequence ATGACAGATAAATGCGATGCCTTGGATCTTCATCAAGGGCATTCTAGTAGTCGCTCGAGTCTGTATTCTATACCTTCAATAGAATGGGACGGTAGATGCAAATCAGATTTCGGTTTTCGTACCAGATCTCTGCCGAGGCAGCGTAGAAATTCCGCTCAAAAGCTTTACAGAACGCAGTCGCATAGTGGCTTTATAAATTTCGCAAAAGACCCAGAGCCTACCCATTTCCATTTGCCGCGCTGTCGCTCGTGCGGCGCGACTAACGCTTCTTACACGTGGGAATTGACAAAAGAGGAAAAATCTTGTAGGAAAGCACCCGGTTCTTTATATATGTCCGTTGATAATTTACCACAACGCTGCATCGACGAGAACAAAGCGACCCGAGTATCCGAAAAAACCATCCCGGTTTTCAAAATCGCGAAGCTTGATACCGATTTTGTCGAAAGCCAAGAGTTTAGTGAAGACAACTATTTGGGAGATCTCAACAGTTTCTCATCTGACAACCAGACTGTTATTGAAAAGATTGAAGCCAGTAGCCGACAAGACGTCACAGTTACTGAAGTAACAGTAAAAAGTGACACTGAGATTGTAAAAACTGATGAAAATGTAGCAAAACAAGGAGCAGACGATGATCTTTATCGAGCAGAATGTATTCCTGTTGTAGATGACAGAGGAGAGATAAATAACAATTCAATAGACTCGATAGAAGGAGAATATCACAGTTTTACAGACGATATGGGTTTTGATGAAGCTGTGTATGAAAGTCCTGTTAAAGAACTCGTCGAGAAAGATATCAGGGACTATTCAGTGCCTATAGATTGTTATTGTGAAGACTATAAAAAGGACAGTCCAGGAAAATCACCACAGAAACGATTAGGAACTGAGAAACCGACGGTTTTAGAACCTATATTAGAAGAATCTAAGAGTTCGTACGACGATTCTGGGAATATGTCCGGAGAGAAAATTGACTTGAAGTCCGATAAAGAAACCTCAGTTCAAGGTACAGACTTTGAACACGATTTAGGTAAAGCCAAAGAAATGAAAgtggaaacaaaagaaaatgaaaaaaatagagAAGCTGAAGAACTAAGAGAAATAGACAACTCAACTCAAACTCACAACATGGAGAGCGACGACTGCTCAGACTCGGACGAACTGGAAGacttcgaatcagacgaagaaATCCCAGATGAAAAACAGCAAGTCGACATTCCGTATCACAATAAACCGAAGAAATCAGAAAATGTAGCGCACCATGTTATACAAGACCTGTTTACTAGAGCAGAGGCAGCAGTTGAACTTAAAAGTGAAATTACTGATGGGAACGCTAAGAAAGTCACAACTGATGCTTTACAAACTGAATACGTACACAGAGATAGTTATTTTGCAGCGGAAGAAGAATCTGACATAACAACGAACGAGACAGAAAGTGTAAGCAACGTCGTACAGACAGCTGTGGATATTTATTGTATAGACGAAGAAGAAGTAGACCACGCTATAGTCGATAGTGTTTACAATAATGTCTTTGAAATACTGTCAACTGATGCCATAAGTACCGAAACTAAAAGAGGAAGTTCTGTCGACTATAGTATCAGCTCAACAGTAGAACTGAGAAGCTTCGATTCGACGgctgaatttgaaaaatatgaagTCATAGCGGACGTTGTTACTTCGCTATTGAATAAGATTGATTTTCAAAGTGATAATAAGGATGTGTACGTAAACCTGCCAAAGCAACATGTTGGAAGTCATTTTGATGAACAGAAGAATCTGGAAGCAGCAGAAGAACTAGAAATTGATGAAATTCGTGATTTGAAAGCTGCAAATTCTTTTACTAATCAAAATGATGCACATGAAAATATGGACGTTGAAAGTAATGAACCGAAACAGACCTTTGAAACTACAAATGACGCAAGAAGTGATGTTCGTTGTGAAGAACATAAAGGCGATAATTTTAAAGACGTTGATAATATTCAGACCGATGAAAAACCAACAGGCTACGTAGAATTTTCAATGGCAAAATTCATGCATACTCTACCGGAAAATGACGATTACTCCAAAATGAATGCACAAAATGAATTTCAATTTGACTACGACACGAGTAATGATTCAGAAAATTACGGTTCAGCGGAAGCATCGCTTTCAATAgcaaaagaagaaaatattgaCACTATAAGTGAACTAGTTGACCCAAAAGAACAGATAGAAAATAACAATGATATACAAGAAAATAAACAAGATATAAACGCTAAACCGATTCACACTTTACCTGAAGACGCCCATGAAAATGTTCAAAATAGCAATGAGCAAAGTGAGTCAACGGAAGATTCAAACAATAACAGTAATTTACATATCACAGAAGACTTTTCAATTGCAAAAATCATTCAAGACATTGAACTTAATGTTAATCTTAATGAAACTGTACTGACAGATGCTAGCGATACAGAGTTATCTCACACACATAAAATTATAGAAGGTATCCTTTACTACATTTTTGATCAGGCATTCTTTACTTTGAAGGATAAAGCCAAAGCGCTCAAAGTGCATAAGAAGGTTGTAACTGTTGTGGCTGATGCAGAAGACATTCTGCTTACAGCAGCACCCGCCTTACTAGGACATATCTCGATAGATACAGacgaaaatattataaaacctaCAGAAAAAGTCTTTAACGCCGAGCAAAATTACTTCGACAAGGACAGATGTCTAGAAGAAATAGAGTTGTGCCTAAATACTATTGTAAAAGAGCAGGATAACATTAATTGTATCTCTAATTTAGAACCGATTACAGTTGAAACTGTTGATGAAAGTCAAATTGTTAAAGAAATGCACACACGAAACAATACAAACGACGAGAATGATGATAACGATATGAAAGTGTCGGCAAACAGTGAAACAGAATTTCCTGTCTTTCATAAAGAGATTGAAACAGCTTCAGACATTCATCAATCTACTTTCAATAAAGAAATGACACCGATGACTTCAGAAATTAAAGCTGAAGACAaagataaaattgaaaatatccCAGATACAAAGATATCGACCGATCTCGAGGCAGACACGCCTGCACTTGCAGAAATCGTAGTTAAAGAAACAAGCAGAATTCAATTATTAGATAGTGATCAATCTAGCACACTTGATGAAAAAAAGGACCCTGTGATTACAATTCAAGATGTCAACATTGAAAATGAAGGCACAATTAACAAACTTGAAGACATAGAAAAGCCTGCAAATTTAGATACAGACATTTGTATACATGAAGTACCCGATTATATCGATGCCTCAGTCAGTTGCCATCAAATGGAACAGATCGATCTGATCAAAACTTCAGATATAGGCATTGACGCCGATGATTTATTAACATCAGAAAATTGTACACAGTATGATGAAAAGTCTGCAATAGCTGAACATATTGACATCAATTCAGATGCTAACAACACAGTTAAGTTCAACAAAAATGAGTTTCTAAACATTTTAGACGACGAAGTTTATGCAGCGGAGTGTGCTGAAAATACAACAGCTTTAGATGTTACCCACAACAATTCCACTCTTCAAGATGACGATTTCAATACTGCGTCTCAAAATATACACGAGGAAAGCGTAGATGTAGCTTCAGCCATAATGGCACACATGACTGAGGTTCTAGAGCTGTCTATACCTTACGACCCTGAAAGAGAAGCCATTGAAGAGCATAATATTAACGAAACGTTTATTCTAGAGAATAAAGATATGAATACTGCGTTCTTGGAATACAGCAGATCGTCTTCACCGAACAGAGAGACGTCCATTTTTGAAGTGTGCACAGAATCGCCTATAAGGAACCCTTCAGACACTTTTATTGGAGAAGATCTAAGCGTTTTATATGAGAAAGATGACACGTTACTCGGTTCGCCGTTTGTCAAACAGGGGTCGGTTATATCTATGTCTCAAACAGTACATAGCGGAGGCATTAAATATTGGGTCTCCTTCGATGATAGCCTCACGGAAGTCAAAGAAAAACGAACATTTAAATCTTTACGAAGATCTAAAGAAAACAGCTTCCCAAGTTTTGTTACTGTCGATTTTAATAGCAAAGATACAAAGAATGTTGAAGAGGAATATGTAGACGCGTTCCAGATAGACACTTTTAAACGACGCAGCGTTTTGAATTTCAACCAATCGGAAGCGAGTAATTTGAAAATGGATGATCTCAGGCACAATTTCAACCAATCGCAACGCGATAATTCGAAAGTGGAAGAGTCTTTCGCATCGTGCACGTCCACAGATTATAATACGTGTGAATCGGGGCAAAATTCCAAATTGGAATCGAGTGAGCTTCAAAAGAAGTTGCTGTACGATTCTCGTACGGACTTACACACAACATCTGTCAAACGCCAATATGCTAGTTGGCCGCCGTTCGAAGATACATTATTTTACAGAATAATTTCGAAGTTTAGGATGTCCGAAAGTTTTGATCCTAGTGATTTTGAACATATACAAATTGATTAG
- the LOC126379011 gene encoding uncharacterized protein LOC126379011 isoform X2 — MAALQVATNYGMYGQAFWDYCGRSKKKVKRKIPKIVCPEAKRPKNMDTLCKIFVTTAQDCCVCIKVLFYYFSEICRMVTCLQHGKRPTTNFSNLFCQLGDVTIRLFKDVYTLAKFAYRHVRKFYHKIEKCL, encoded by the exons ATGGCGGCTTTGCAGGTTGCTACCAACTACGGCATGTATGGACAAGCATTCTGGGATTATTGCGGACGG TCGAAAAAGAAGGTGAAACGGAAGATACCGAAGATAGTGTGTCCGGAAGCCAAAAGACCTAAAAACATGGACACCCTATGCAAGATTTTTGTGACCACGGCTCAGGATTGCTGTGTCTGTATCAAAGTCCTGTTCTACTACTTCTCAGAG atatgcCGTATGGTAACGTGCCTGCAACACGGAAAGAGGCCGACCACcaatttcagtaatttattTTGCCAACTTGGTGACGTCACGATTCGGTTGTTTAAGGACGTCTATACATTAGCAAAGTTCGCCTATAGGCATGTCCGTAAATTCTACCACAAAATTGAGAAATGTCTCTAA